In Fluviispira sanaruensis, a genomic segment contains:
- a CDS encoding MFS transporter yields MVKNEKQSDYLLLTSRFFSQAAYYSLFPFLAIIMTSYFKVGLQTVGISIGIFVVISRFVSFPLGALVDKYGGKYFIIYANLVSMLAVSALIFIPKDASLAACFFVFIRIVSSASQGTAYKSIIANKLDNISVRSYSQLNIASNLGTIVGPASIALFPNSNEITYFLILTAFFHLLSLILILPMQNSVSNENRLAKKFTINIKLFLKTETLLFMLAYVIQFALLQMLIFCFSYFCLHYFENVKLASGFFSIQALIVIPVMYLCYNKYRAIEKFNKSLLFIIGVSIFAFSYVFLSLTASFINPILCVFILCILITISEVISAPIADSYLASLGSKNQSGIVFSTATLFEALGTGIGIFWGSKALEIFSSEKSLLPRIWSVSGAVCLFLLLVIFILLIINSFKKPSSNLTKNPVNNEQAKSQLK; encoded by the coding sequence ATGGTAAAGAATGAGAAACAATCTGACTATCTATTGCTTACATCACGATTTTTCAGTCAGGCAGCGTACTATTCGCTGTTTCCTTTTCTCGCCATTATTATGACTTCATACTTCAAAGTGGGACTTCAAACCGTAGGCATATCTATCGGGATATTTGTTGTTATTTCTAGATTCGTTTCATTTCCTTTAGGAGCCTTGGTCGACAAATATGGTGGAAAATATTTCATAATTTATGCAAATCTTGTAAGCATGCTCGCAGTTTCTGCCCTTATCTTTATTCCCAAAGATGCCTCGCTTGCAGCCTGCTTTTTTGTTTTTATTAGAATTGTTTCCTCTGCATCGCAGGGGACAGCTTATAAGTCAATTATTGCAAATAAACTTGATAATATATCCGTTCGTTCATACTCACAACTTAACATTGCTTCCAATTTAGGTACAATTGTTGGACCAGCATCAATAGCTTTGTTTCCTAATAGCAACGAAATAACATATTTTCTTATACTAACTGCATTTTTTCATTTATTAAGCTTGATTCTTATACTCCCCATGCAAAATTCTGTCAGCAATGAAAATCGATTGGCTAAGAAGTTTACAATAAATATAAAACTTTTTTTAAAAACAGAGACTCTGTTGTTTATGCTGGCCTACGTGATTCAGTTCGCCCTATTGCAAATGCTGATTTTTTGCTTTTCGTATTTTTGTCTTCATTACTTCGAAAATGTGAAACTTGCCTCAGGATTTTTTTCGATCCAAGCTCTTATCGTTATCCCAGTCATGTATTTATGCTACAATAAATATAGGGCAATCGAGAAATTTAACAAATCATTGCTTTTTATTATTGGCGTTTCAATTTTTGCATTTTCGTATGTGTTTCTTAGCCTGACAGCAAGTTTCATAAACCCAATATTGTGTGTTTTTATTTTATGTATTTTGATTACAATTTCTGAGGTCATTTCTGCACCCATTGCAGATTCTTATTTAGCCTCTCTTGGATCAAAAAACCAAAGTGGAATTGTGTTTAGCACCGCAACTTTGTTTGAGGCACTGGGAACTGGCATAGGTATATTCTGGGGAAGCAAGGCATTGGAAATATTTTCTAGCGAAAAGTCACTTCTCCCTCGCATATGGAGCGTGAGCGGTGCTGTCTGTCTTTTTCTGCTATTGGTTATCTTTATTTTATTAATAATAAATAGTTTCAAAAAACCTTCATCAAATTTAACAAAGAATCCTGTTAATAATGAGCAGGCAAAAAGTCAGCTTAAGTAA
- a CDS encoding ABC transporter ATP-binding protein: MHPFKRLFQYSKNYQKDIGLGVLYSSINKVFDIMPEILIGIAIDTVVNKERSLLAKLGYNVAKEQLLILGVITALIFVFESLFEYLYSVKWRNLAQNLQHDLRLDVYSHIQNLDIAYFENKNTGNLLSILNDDINQIERFLNNGINSIIQVFLSSILIGIVFFILNPSIAVLSLLPIPFILFGAFYFQNKIGPKYYEVRENAGILNSNLNNNILGIATIKSFTTENYEFKKIEQLSSQYKKANYNAIKFSSAITPVIRMAVMFGFMIILVYGGYLTLDNQLNVAFYSILIFLSQRLLWPLTDLSEITDNYQRSLASINRVMDLLKIPTKRIDIGQELALRNIKGHIECKELKFSYTNHTILNNISIKINSGETVAFVGTTGSGKSTLLKLLMRFYEKNSGQILLDGKDISELNLSDLRRSIGYVSQDIFLVNGSIADNIAYGSFQASREEIIHAAKLAEAHTFISAFEEGYDKMVGERGQKLSGGQKQRIAIARAILKNPPILILDEATSAVDNETELAIQKSLEKLVIGRTTIIVAHRLSTVRHADKIFVFNNGEIIENGKHEALVEKNGMYASLWNIQMGEINLNLKLQNSIV; encoded by the coding sequence ATGCATCCTTTTAAACGACTTTTTCAGTACTCTAAGAACTATCAAAAAGACATTGGTTTAGGAGTGTTATACTCGTCTATCAATAAAGTCTTTGATATTATGCCGGAAATATTGATCGGTATTGCGATAGACACCGTTGTGAATAAAGAGCGTTCTCTTCTGGCTAAACTCGGCTATAACGTAGCAAAAGAGCAATTACTTATTTTAGGTGTGATAACAGCTCTTATCTTTGTCTTTGAATCCTTATTTGAATACCTATACTCAGTTAAATGGAGAAATTTAGCGCAAAATCTCCAGCACGACCTGCGGCTCGATGTCTATTCACATATTCAGAATTTAGACATTGCGTACTTTGAAAATAAAAATACAGGAAATTTACTTTCTATTTTAAATGATGACATCAACCAAATAGAACGCTTTTTGAATAATGGCATAAACTCTATTATTCAGGTCTTTTTGTCGTCCATACTCATAGGAATTGTCTTTTTTATTTTAAATCCATCCATTGCAGTCTTGTCGCTCCTCCCTATTCCTTTTATTTTATTTGGTGCGTTTTATTTTCAAAATAAAATTGGCCCTAAATATTATGAGGTCAGAGAAAATGCCGGTATTTTAAACTCCAATCTTAACAATAATATTTTGGGGATTGCGACTATTAAAAGTTTCACCACAGAAAATTATGAGTTTAAAAAGATTGAACAATTGAGTTCTCAATACAAAAAAGCTAATTATAACGCGATAAAATTTAGCTCAGCCATCACTCCAGTTATTCGCATGGCAGTTATGTTTGGTTTTATGATTATTCTTGTCTATGGAGGATATTTAACTTTAGATAATCAGTTAAATGTAGCATTTTATAGTATATTAATTTTTCTCTCGCAAAGACTTTTGTGGCCTTTGACCGATCTCTCTGAGATCACGGATAACTATCAGCGGTCGCTCGCTTCAATCAATCGCGTGATGGATTTATTAAAAATTCCAACCAAAAGAATTGATATTGGCCAGGAGTTGGCGCTCCGAAATATAAAAGGGCATATAGAATGCAAAGAGCTCAAGTTTTCCTATACAAATCACACTATTTTAAATAATATTTCCATTAAAATCAATTCAGGAGAGACTGTTGCTTTTGTTGGCACAACGGGTTCTGGAAAAAGTACCTTATTAAAATTATTAATGCGTTTTTATGAAAAGAATTCTGGGCAAATTCTTTTAGATGGCAAAGATATTTCTGAGCTAAATTTATCTGATCTCAGACGTTCAATTGGCTATGTGAGTCAAGATATTTTTTTAGTAAATGGATCAATTGCGGATAATATTGCTTATGGTTCTTTTCAAGCATCACGTGAAGAAATAATTCATGCTGCTAAATTAGCTGAGGCGCATACCTTTATCTCTGCCTTTGAAGAAGGTTATGACAAAATGGTCGGAGAACGTGGACAAAAACTTTCGGGTGGACAAAAGCAACGGATTGCAATTGCGCGCGCTATATTAAAAAATCCACCTATACTTATTTTGGATGAAGCCACCTCAGCAGTCGATAACGAAACAGAATTGGCTATTCAGAAGTCCTTAGAAAAATTGGTTATTGGCCGTACTACAATTATTGTTGCGCATAGATTATCAACCGTTCGGCATGCAGACAAAATTTTCGTTTTCAACAATGGAGAAATTATTGAAAATGGCAAACATGAAGCACTTGTTGAGAAAAATGGAATGTATGCGAGTTTATGGAATATTCAGATGGGTGAGATAAATTTGAATTTAAAATTACAAAACTCTATTGTTTGA
- a CDS encoding sigma-54-dependent transcriptional regulator, producing MNSVFSKEIKEEYILIHLDDDPFELKNFARKIQANKKNISFKIISVVNLFDFKRLIRSFKKIDFAILDIFLSEKDHKNGISIVAELRELHPEIIVLMSSNLDDPDSVLQSLKGGADEFLSKKSKTKNIVEKILSIRKSAYLKRGIDHKNKLTSPGNQIEKINFAGASLNKVNIRIPQIINSAITSVYVEGESGTGKEIVADLFSSFVLNAPFIKINCGSIAPSLLESVLFGYVKGAFTGAHTHKSGLLEDANGGWLFLDEVASLSANAQVALLRVLENQEVTRIGESTPRKINVRFIAASNIPLSTQVEKGEFRNDLWQRLCETEILLKPLRERKKEIPDLILFFCQTMQGGPYRIEKTAMNVLCQLPWDEGNVRELRNCLRAMTEHQTDKVLSPMGIPERILEKSKKQDKQNATEIDFKDRIIINTSDENGENLTFNQMCDELLQQYLSKFYPNKINLSAAAKKLKIARSTLQIKLKKRVHKSSV from the coding sequence ATGAACTCAGTTTTTTCAAAAGAAATAAAAGAAGAATATATATTAATTCATTTAGATGATGATCCATTTGAGTTAAAAAACTTTGCCCGGAAAATACAAGCGAATAAGAAAAATATTTCTTTTAAAATTATTTCAGTTGTTAATTTATTTGATTTTAAGAGGTTAATTCGATCCTTTAAAAAAATTGATTTTGCTATCCTAGATATATTTCTATCGGAAAAAGATCATAAAAATGGCATATCAATCGTAGCGGAATTAAGAGAATTGCATCCTGAAATTATTGTGCTTATGAGTTCAAACTTAGATGATCCTGACTCCGTCTTACAAAGTCTTAAAGGTGGAGCAGACGAATTTCTTTCCAAAAAATCAAAAACAAAAAATATTGTTGAAAAGATTTTATCCATAAGAAAATCTGCTTATTTAAAAAGAGGAATTGATCATAAAAATAAATTAACTTCCCCAGGTAACCAGATTGAAAAAATCAATTTTGCTGGGGCGTCTTTAAACAAAGTTAACATACGTATTCCACAAATTATCAACTCCGCCATCACTTCCGTTTATGTTGAAGGCGAATCCGGAACAGGCAAAGAAATTGTTGCAGATTTATTTTCTTCTTTCGTTCTGAATGCTCCTTTTATTAAAATCAATTGCGGGAGCATAGCGCCAAGCCTGCTCGAAAGCGTTCTGTTTGGTTATGTGAAAGGCGCATTTACCGGAGCACACACGCATAAATCGGGTTTACTGGAAGATGCCAACGGTGGATGGTTGTTTTTAGATGAAGTGGCGAGTTTATCCGCCAATGCCCAAGTCGCCCTCTTGCGTGTTTTAGAAAATCAAGAGGTCACAAGGATCGGAGAATCCACTCCCCGGAAAATAAATGTCCGCTTTATCGCTGCCTCCAACATTCCTCTCAGCACTCAAGTTGAAAAAGGCGAATTTCGCAATGACCTCTGGCAAAGACTCTGTGAAACCGAAATTTTATTAAAACCCTTGCGCGAACGAAAAAAAGAAATCCCCGATCTCATCTTATTTTTCTGCCAAACTATGCAAGGTGGGCCTTATCGGATTGAAAAAACCGCCATGAATGTCCTTTGTCAATTGCCCTGGGATGAAGGCAATGTGCGTGAACTGCGCAATTGCCTGCGCGCCATGACCGAACATCAGACCGATAAAGTCTTATCCCCCATGGGTATCCCAGAAAGAATTTTAGAAAAATCTAAAAAACAAGACAAACAAAATGCAACTGAAATAGATTTTAAAGACAGAATTATTATCAATACATCCGATGAAAATGGAGAAAATCTCACTTTCAATCAAATGTGTGATGAGCTTTTACAACAGTATCTATCAAAATTTTATCCCAACAAAATAAATTTAAGTGCTGCCGCAAAAAAACTCAAAATAGCGCGCAGCACATTGCAAATTAAATTAAAAAAAAGGGTGCATAAATCATCAGTTTGA
- a CDS encoding shikimate kinase produces MTKYWAKKFKNIVLTGMPGAGKTSFGRIYADMSDRLFLDFDAFIESTTRKSIPQLFELEGEEGFRRLEEKILHKLERRHNFVIAMGGGTLQKSENLNYARRLGLIVTLKTPLDIICQRIFAVKENRPLFMHCKTLEQVQEKVNSLWEERKESYEQADVVIETAYNSMDTLKMHLSMIERRADNREYMQDVYNIMNKKLRQSSRWVEKEEPIPEKNTDI; encoded by the coding sequence GCAGGTAAAACTTCCTTTGGAAGAATTTATGCGGATATGAGCGATCGCTTATTTTTAGATTTCGATGCTTTTATTGAGTCTACAACAAGGAAATCTATTCCCCAATTATTTGAACTGGAAGGCGAAGAAGGCTTTAGGCGACTTGAAGAAAAAATCCTGCACAAACTCGAGCGTAGACATAATTTCGTAATAGCCATGGGTGGCGGCACTCTACAAAAATCTGAGAATTTAAATTATGCACGTCGGTTGGGACTTATTGTTACTTTAAAAACTCCACTCGATATCATCTGTCAACGTATTTTCGCAGTGAAAGAAAATCGTCCGCTTTTTATGCATTGTAAAACTCTTGAACAAGTGCAAGAAAAAGTAAATAGCTTATGGGAAGAAAGAAAAGAATCCTATGAACAAGCAGATGTTGTCATTGAAACTGCTTATAATTCAATGGATACATTAAAAATGCATCTTTCCATGATTGAACGCCGTGCGGACAATCGCGAATATATGCAAGATGTTTATAATATTATGAACAAAAAATTAAGACAGTCCTCTCGCTGGGTAGAAAAAGAAGAACCTATTCCCGAAAAAAATACAGATATTTAA
- a CDS encoding SPFH domain-containing protein produces the protein MKRVIFILMLLFLTVCNQNEPEERSIEVRFEKPNTTVYKEGLFFYNPVTVKILKLSVANHSLEQVISVYSSDLQPVSSKIRIQYNIPEKSVGDILVKFNGNVVDNFVLPKIV, from the coding sequence ATGAAAAGAGTAATATTTATCTTAATGCTTTTATTTCTTACAGTTTGTAATCAAAATGAACCCGAAGAAAGAAGTATAGAAGTTCGCTTTGAGAAACCAAATACGACTGTATATAAAGAAGGTCTTTTTTTTTATAATCCTGTGACAGTTAAAATCCTAAAATTATCCGTTGCCAATCATTCTTTGGAACAAGTTATTAGTGTTTACTCTTCAGATCTGCAACCTGTCTCGAGCAAAATCCGTATCCAATACAACATCCCAGAAAAATCGGTGGGGGATATTTTAGTTAAATTTAATGGCAACGTTGTCGACAATTTTGTTTTACCCAAAATTGTTTAA